One window of the Candidatus Eisenbacteria bacterium genome contains the following:
- a CDS encoding class I SAM-dependent methyltransferase — MPLKAERFLEAARARLEPLRGTYIYEPISRDLLAKTEQVDSGYGRWLAALLPYLAVECGVAGKPRVLDFGCGSGELTVLMNTLGFEVTGLDLHEEHLALARILAAENGVSGERFVLHRGGPLPFADRSFDLVTLFVVLEHLSDPVLDLVIPELRRVCSGGLFIQVPNRLQTRDDHTGLAFVPWMPRWLAARYVGLHGPRHRYAISRDGSWDVTYRTFGAIRRTFERHGLSVRFVPDALVYPPLDVARPLLQPPEGTPGWKRLAHRAARGAIRVLLGGEPPPQAWYPYLNLLATARRAPAHDAAAKAIPTRT, encoded by the coding sequence ATGCCGCTCAAGGCGGAGCGCTTCCTCGAGGCGGCCCGCGCGCGGCTCGAGCCGCTGCGCGGCACGTACATCTACGAGCCGATCTCGCGCGACCTGCTGGCCAAGACCGAGCAGGTCGACTCGGGCTACGGGCGTTGGCTCGCCGCCCTCCTGCCGTACCTGGCGGTGGAGTGCGGCGTCGCGGGGAAACCGCGCGTGCTCGACTTCGGGTGCGGGTCGGGGGAGCTGACGGTGCTGATGAACACCCTGGGCTTCGAGGTCACCGGGCTCGACCTCCACGAGGAACACCTCGCGCTCGCGCGGATCCTGGCCGCCGAGAACGGCGTCTCCGGGGAGCGCTTCGTGCTGCACCGAGGCGGGCCGCTCCCTTTCGCGGACCGGTCGTTCGATCTCGTCACGCTGTTCGTCGTGCTGGAGCACCTGAGCGACCCGGTGCTCGATCTCGTGATCCCGGAGCTCCGCCGCGTCTGCTCCGGCGGGCTTTTCATTCAGGTGCCGAACCGGCTTCAAACCCGCGACGATCACACCGGGCTCGCGTTCGTGCCGTGGATGCCCCGCTGGCTCGCCGCCCGGTACGTGGGTTTGCACGGCCCGCGCCACCGGTACGCGATTTCACGCGACGGGAGCTGGGACGTTACCTACCGGACGTTCGGGGCGATCCGGCGTACATTCGAAAGGCACGGCTTGAGCGTCCGGTTCGTCCCAGACGCGCTGGTCTATCCCCCGCTCGATGTGGCGCGGCCGCTCCTCCAACCCCCGGAGGGCACCCCGGGGTGGAAACGCCTGGCCCACCGCGCGGCGCGAGGGGCGATACGGGTCCTGCTCGGCGGCGAGCCGCCCCCGCAGGCGTGGTATCCCTACTTGAACTTGCTCGCGACCGCGCGGCGGGCGCCCGCCCACGACGCCGCCGCGAAAGCGATCCCCACGAGGACGTAG
- a CDS encoding glycosyltransferase family 4 protein has protein sequence MLARLAEAVHGVSVPVRRASGEELPRAGRASLRIGVDARKLRDGGIGTYIRNLLTVFFERKDGHRFVVFLLEQDLGAIASAGSPAEEVKVSAGKYSVSEHWLLARAARRARVDLYHSPHYTLPLPIHCPAIVTVHDLIHVRFARFFPAGAGIYARTIAGAAVRKARIVLVDSTHVKNDVMEILGVPRDRVRIVPLGISKEFTRRSTEDADRFLRERALPSAYFLYVGARKKHKNLALLIDALERLPRSERLPLVLSGPPWRLGHPLAQRAVRAGVSTCIHFSGPLNNDDDLALLYSGAALYVQPSLDEGFGLPPLEAMACGTPVLSSSAGALKETLGDAAALLPPSEPEVWAEAMTDLLQNSARRENLVRRGIARARAFSWERTAELTMEAYREAMNGG, from the coding sequence CTGAAGCCGTTCACGGTGTATCAGTACCTGTTCGTCGCGCGTCCGGTGAGGAGCTCCCCCGGGCCGGGAGGGCGTCGTTGAGAATCGGCGTGGACGCGCGGAAGCTGCGCGACGGAGGAATCGGGACCTACATCCGCAACCTTCTCACCGTCTTCTTCGAGCGGAAGGATGGGCACCGGTTCGTCGTCTTTCTGCTCGAGCAGGATCTCGGGGCGATCGCCTCCGCGGGCTCGCCGGCGGAGGAGGTCAAGGTCAGCGCGGGGAAGTACTCCGTATCCGAACACTGGCTTCTCGCGCGCGCCGCCCGCCGGGCCCGCGTCGATCTCTACCACTCGCCCCATTACACCCTCCCCCTGCCGATCCATTGCCCGGCCATCGTGACCGTGCACGATCTGATCCACGTCCGGTTCGCGAGGTTCTTCCCGGCAGGCGCCGGCATCTACGCGCGCACGATCGCGGGCGCCGCCGTGCGGAAGGCGCGCATCGTCCTCGTGGACTCGACCCACGTGAAGAACGACGTGATGGAGATCCTGGGCGTGCCGAGGGACAGGGTGCGCATCGTGCCGCTCGGGATCTCGAAGGAGTTCACCCGGAGATCGACGGAGGATGCGGATCGCTTCTTGCGCGAGCGAGCGCTCCCCTCGGCGTATTTTCTGTATGTCGGCGCCCGGAAGAAGCACAAGAATCTCGCGCTCCTGATCGACGCGCTCGAGCGTCTGCCGCGCTCCGAGAGGCTTCCGCTCGTGCTCTCCGGCCCGCCGTGGCGGCTCGGCCATCCGCTCGCTCAGCGCGCCGTGCGCGCCGGGGTATCCACGTGCATCCATTTCTCGGGCCCGCTGAACAACGACGACGATCTCGCGCTTCTCTATTCCGGAGCCGCGCTGTACGTGCAGCCCTCGCTGGATGAGGGATTCGGGCTCCCTCCCCTCGAGGCGATGGCGTGCGGAACGCCCGTGCTCTCCTCTTCGGCGGGCGCGCTCAAAGAAACGCTCGGCGACGCCGCCGCGCTCCTCCCGCCGAGCGAGCCCGAGGTCTGGGCCGAGGCGATGACCGATCTGCTCCAGAACAGCGCGCGGCGCGAGAACCTCGTCCGGCGCGGGATCGCGCGGGCCCGGGCGTTCTCGTGGGAGCGCACCGCGGAGCTTACGATGGAGGCATATCGCGAGGCCATGAACGGTGGTTGA